One Actinosynnema pretiosum DNA segment encodes these proteins:
- a CDS encoding alpha/beta hydrolase translates to MRRSSPLLLVLLALTACTSVVTGDPSPGVRLEKRGPAGAVPQGLERFYGQEIGWGGCSAYADSTTTRALYRDRPSLECARVEVPLDYAAPEGGTIRIGVLRRPATGDRIGSLLLNPGGPGASGMEAAVSLVPQVLTSEIGARFDLVGFDPRGVGASEPRVRCLSDAERDEERLDVDVDASPEGVAETERENQEYARKCAESTSAEFLANLGTRDVVKDLDVLRSALGDEKLSYVGYSYGTHIGAVYAEAFPANVRAMVLDGAVDPAQDEGDSLVAQGAGFQQAFEEFAAWCAKRPDCALGTDPAKAAEAFQGLTRPLVENPVAVQGRKLSYNDSITGVVQALYSSQLWEPLNTGLTELRAGQGQTLLLLADTYYGRDADGKYSAITDAFTAIQCVDSPRDTDRAKLAEVARRYREAAPFLDDGAPPVGVLDACAFWPVPVTAAPTLTARPVGLPPVLVISTTGDPATPYDAGVSLARALGGALLTYEGEQHTVYLQGVECVDAIGTAYLVGLATPQAGARC, encoded by the coding sequence GTGCGCCGTTCCTCTCCGCTGCTCCTGGTCCTGCTCGCGCTGACCGCCTGCACCTCGGTGGTCACCGGTGATCCGAGTCCGGGGGTGCGGCTGGAGAAGCGCGGCCCTGCGGGGGCGGTGCCGCAGGGGCTGGAGCGGTTCTACGGCCAGGAGATCGGCTGGGGCGGCTGCTCGGCGTACGCGGACAGCACGACCACGCGGGCGCTGTACCGGGACCGGCCGAGCCTGGAGTGCGCGCGGGTCGAGGTGCCGCTGGACTACGCGGCGCCCGAGGGGGGGACGATCCGGATCGGGGTGCTGCGCAGGCCCGCCACCGGTGACCGCATCGGGTCGCTGCTGCTCAACCCCGGCGGTCCCGGCGCGTCCGGCATGGAGGCGGCGGTGTCGCTGGTGCCGCAGGTGCTGACCTCGGAGATCGGCGCGCGCTTCGACCTGGTCGGGTTCGACCCGCGCGGGGTGGGGGCGAGCGAGCCGAGGGTGCGCTGCCTGAGCGACGCCGAGCGGGACGAGGAGCGGCTCGACGTGGACGTCGACGCCTCGCCCGAGGGGGTGGCGGAGACCGAGCGGGAGAACCAGGAGTACGCCCGCAAGTGCGCGGAGAGCACCAGCGCGGAGTTCCTGGCGAACCTGGGGACGCGCGACGTGGTGAAGGACCTGGACGTGCTGCGGTCCGCGCTGGGCGACGAGAAGCTGAGCTACGTCGGGTACTCGTACGGCACGCACATCGGCGCGGTGTACGCCGAGGCGTTCCCGGCGAACGTGCGGGCGATGGTGCTGGACGGGGCGGTCGACCCGGCGCAGGACGAGGGCGACTCGCTGGTGGCGCAGGGCGCCGGGTTCCAGCAGGCGTTCGAGGAGTTCGCGGCGTGGTGCGCGAAGCGGCCGGACTGCGCGCTGGGGACCGACCCGGCGAAGGCCGCCGAGGCGTTCCAGGGCCTGACCCGGCCGCTGGTCGAGAACCCGGTGGCCGTGCAGGGCCGGAAGCTGTCGTACAACGACTCGATCACCGGCGTGGTGCAGGCGCTGTACTCCTCGCAGCTGTGGGAGCCGCTGAACACCGGGCTGACCGAGCTGAGGGCGGGGCAGGGGCAGACGTTGCTGCTGCTCGCGGACACCTACTACGGGCGGGACGCGGACGGGAAGTACTCGGCGATCACGGACGCGTTCACCGCGATCCAGTGCGTCGACTCACCGCGCGACACCGACCGGGCCAAGCTCGCCGAGGTGGCGCGGCGGTACCGCGAGGCCGCGCCGTTCCTGGACGACGGCGCCCCGCCGGTGGGCGTGCTGGACGCGTGCGCGTTCTGGCCGGTGCCGGTGACGGCGGCGCCGACGCTGACCGCGAGGCCCGTCGGGCTGCCCCCGGTGCTGGTGATCTCCACGACCGGCGACCCGGCGACCCCGTACGACGCGGGGGTGAGCCTGGCACGGGCGCTGGGCGGCGCGCTGCTGACCTACGAGGGCGAGCAGCACACCGTGTACCTGCAGGGCGTGGAGTGCGTGGACGCGATCGGCACCGCCTACCTGGTCGGTCTGGCGACGCCGCAGGCGGGCGCGCGCTGCTAG
- a CDS encoding NAD+ synthase yields the protein MPQLRLALAQVNACVGDLAGNSALVVDWTRKAVEAGAHLVVFPEMVLTGYPVEDLVLRESFTSASKAALTDLAATLDREGLGDVAVFAGYLDGDERGKRNSAAVLHGGQVVARQHKHHLPNYGVFDERRYFRRGDALEVVRLHGVEVGLVICEDLWQDGGPVAALGQAGVDLVVSPNASPYERKKDDVRLPLVARRAAEAGAPLAYVNLVGGQDELVFDGDTMVVGADGSLLTRAPQFVEHLVVLDLDLPGGAARTEGDVAGFHVTRKVISDEPLPRYEPLPVPASAEPLPDEAEVWHALVTGLRDYVHKNGFRSVVLGLSGGIDSAVVASLAVDALGADSVHGVSMPSVYSSDHSRSDAEDLAQRTGLHYSEQPIPTMVAAFVDQLGLTGLAEENVQARCRGMTLMGLSNQHGHLVLATGNKTELAVGYSTIYGDAVGGFAPIKDVLKTLVWDLARWRNAEAEKRGELPPIPENSISKPPSAELRPGQVDTDSLPDYELLDSVLDDYVEGDKGYRALLDSGFAPELVDRVLRMVDRAEYKRRQYPPGTKISNKAFGRDRRLPITNGWREG from the coding sequence ATGCCGCAGCTCCGACTCGCACTGGCCCAGGTCAACGCCTGCGTCGGCGACCTGGCGGGCAACTCCGCCCTCGTCGTCGACTGGACCCGCAAGGCCGTCGAGGCCGGCGCTCACCTGGTCGTGTTCCCCGAGATGGTCCTCACCGGCTACCCGGTGGAGGACCTCGTCCTGCGCGAGTCGTTCACCTCGGCCTCCAAGGCCGCGCTGACCGACCTCGCCGCCACCCTCGACCGCGAGGGCCTCGGCGACGTCGCCGTGTTCGCCGGCTACCTGGACGGCGACGAGCGGGGCAAGCGCAACTCGGCCGCCGTGCTGCACGGCGGACAGGTGGTCGCCCGCCAGCACAAGCACCACCTGCCCAACTACGGCGTCTTCGACGAGCGCCGCTACTTCCGGCGCGGCGACGCGCTGGAGGTCGTGCGGCTGCACGGCGTCGAGGTCGGCCTGGTGATCTGCGAGGACCTCTGGCAGGACGGCGGCCCCGTCGCCGCCCTCGGCCAGGCCGGGGTCGACCTGGTCGTCTCGCCCAACGCCTCCCCGTACGAGCGCAAGAAGGACGACGTCCGGCTGCCGCTGGTGGCCCGCCGCGCCGCCGAGGCGGGCGCGCCGCTGGCCTACGTCAACCTCGTCGGCGGGCAGGACGAGCTGGTCTTCGACGGCGACACGATGGTGGTCGGCGCCGACGGCTCCCTGCTCACCCGCGCCCCCCAGTTCGTCGAGCACCTCGTGGTCCTCGACCTGGACCTGCCCGGCGGCGCCGCGCGCACCGAGGGTGACGTCGCGGGCTTCCACGTCACCCGCAAGGTGATCTCGGACGAGCCGCTGCCGCGCTACGAGCCGCTGCCCGTCCCGGCCTCCGCCGAGCCGCTGCCCGACGAGGCCGAGGTGTGGCACGCCCTCGTCACCGGCCTGCGCGACTACGTGCACAAGAACGGCTTCCGCTCCGTCGTGCTCGGCCTGTCCGGCGGCATCGACTCCGCCGTCGTCGCCTCGCTCGCCGTCGACGCCCTCGGCGCGGACTCGGTGCACGGCGTCTCCATGCCCTCGGTCTACTCGTCCGACCACTCCCGCTCGGACGCCGAGGACCTGGCCCAGCGCACCGGCCTGCACTACTCGGAGCAGCCGATCCCCACGATGGTGGCGGCCTTCGTCGACCAGCTGGGCCTCACCGGCCTCGCCGAGGAGAACGTCCAGGCCCGCTGCCGCGGCATGACGCTCATGGGCCTGTCCAACCAGCACGGCCACCTGGTCCTGGCCACCGGCAACAAGACCGAGCTCGCCGTGGGCTACTCGACCATCTACGGCGACGCCGTCGGCGGCTTCGCCCCCATCAAGGACGTCCTCAAGACCCTGGTGTGGGACCTCGCCCGCTGGCGCAACGCCGAGGCCGAGAAGCGCGGCGAGCTGCCCCCCATCCCGGAGAACTCGATCAGCAAGCCCCCGTCGGCCGAGCTGCGCCCCGGCCAGGTCGACACCGACTCGCTGCCGGACTACGAGCTGCTCGACTCGGTGCTGGACGACTACGTCGAGGGCGACAAGGGCTACCGCGCCCTGCTCGACTCCGGGTTCGCCCCCGAGCTGGTCGACCGGGTGCTGCGCATGGTCGACCGGGCCGAGTACAAGCGCAGGCAGTACCCGCCGGGCACCAAGATCAGCAACAAGGCGTTCGGCCGCGACCGCCGCCTCCCGATCACCAACGGGTGGCGCGAGGGCTGA
- a CDS encoding glutamine synthetase family protein: protein MNRQQEFVLRTLEERDIRFVRLWFTDVLGFLKSVAVAPAELEGAFSEGIGFDGSAIEGFARVYESDMVARPDPATFQVLPWKTPDQNHYSARMFCDISMPDGAPSWADPRHVLRRTLARASEQGFTCYVHPEMEFFLLKELNGNGLEPVPADNGGFFDQTSHETATHFRRHAIEALEAMGISVEFSHHEGAPGQQEIDLRYADALTMADNIMTFRYLIKEVAITQGVRASFMPKPFSEQPGSGMHTHVSLFEGDRNAFYDAEDPYQLSDTGKAFVAGLLKHAREITGVTNQWVNSYKRLIVGGEAPTAVCWGHANRSALVRVPMYSKGKASSRRVEVRTPDSAANPYLAFAVILAAGLKGVEKGYELPPPAEDDVWSLTDRERRAAGYANLPQNLGEALTEMENSELLPEVLGEHVYDFFLRNKRNEWDSYRRSVTPYELRTLLPVL from the coding sequence ATGAACCGCCAGCAGGAGTTCGTGCTCCGCACGCTAGAGGAACGCGACATCCGCTTCGTCCGGCTCTGGTTCACCGACGTCCTGGGCTTCCTCAAGTCCGTCGCGGTGGCCCCGGCCGAGCTCGAGGGCGCCTTCAGCGAGGGCATCGGCTTCGACGGCTCCGCCATCGAGGGCTTCGCGCGGGTCTACGAGTCCGACATGGTCGCCCGCCCCGACCCGGCCACCTTCCAGGTCCTGCCCTGGAAGACCCCGGACCAGAACCACTACTCGGCGCGGATGTTCTGCGACATCTCCATGCCCGACGGCGCCCCCTCCTGGGCCGACCCGAGGCACGTGCTGCGCCGCACCCTCGCGCGCGCCAGCGAGCAGGGCTTCACCTGCTACGTGCACCCGGAGATGGAGTTCTTCCTGCTGAAGGAGCTCAACGGCAACGGCCTCGAACCCGTCCCGGCCGACAACGGCGGCTTCTTCGACCAGACCAGCCACGAGACCGCCACCCACTTCCGCCGCCACGCCATCGAGGCGCTGGAGGCGATGGGCATCTCCGTGGAGTTCAGCCACCACGAGGGCGCGCCCGGCCAGCAGGAGATCGACCTGCGCTACGCCGACGCCCTCACCATGGCCGACAACATCATGACCTTCCGGTACCTGATCAAGGAGGTCGCGATCACGCAGGGCGTGCGCGCCTCCTTCATGCCCAAGCCGTTCTCCGAGCAGCCCGGCTCCGGGATGCACACCCACGTGAGCCTGTTCGAGGGCGACCGCAACGCGTTCTACGACGCCGAGGACCCCTACCAGCTCTCCGACACCGGCAAGGCGTTCGTCGCGGGCCTGCTCAAGCACGCCCGCGAGATCACCGGCGTCACCAACCAGTGGGTCAACTCCTACAAGCGGCTCATCGTCGGCGGCGAGGCCCCGACCGCCGTCTGCTGGGGCCACGCCAACCGCTCCGCCCTGGTCCGCGTGCCCATGTACTCCAAGGGCAAGGCCAGCTCGCGCCGCGTCGAGGTCCGCACCCCGGACTCGGCCGCCAACCCGTACCTGGCGTTCGCCGTCATCCTCGCCGCCGGGCTCAAGGGCGTCGAGAAGGGCTACGAGCTGCCGCCCCCCGCCGAGGACGACGTGTGGTCGCTGACCGACCGCGAGCGCCGCGCCGCGGGCTACGCCAACCTCCCGCAGAACCTGGGGGAGGCACTCACCGAGATGGAGAACTCCGAGCTGCTCCCCGAGGTCCTCGGCGAGCACGTGTACGACTTCTTCCTGCGCAACAAGAGGAACGAGTGGGACTCCTACCGCCGCAGCGTGACCCCTTACGAGCTGCGAACCCTGCTGCCGGTCCTGTGA
- a CDS encoding FkbM family methyltransferase, with protein MKRRPVRVVHTGHSPKLGSYTATEFPSNPETAPALIGCTVATAAELPAVKALSGSFLAHHPEARFLALVVDAAPGTSGPGLVTPADLGVTAEELAVLATGCTAAELCGVLRPLLLEQLLGQGVPVLCLDPWVRVLAPVTEQVLAAVEQGPLVLLPRSLRPLPDDGLRPTPTELLRTGVFDPGFLVVAPGAEPFLRTLAEQLRRTPDATKAVLDMAPALVKVHVLRDATIGLSAWNAAQRPVHRLDDGALSVMGEPLRTVHFAGFDPNRPWLLSARFADRPRVLLSEHPLLADLCAAYRADLVRAGHTAQRVPYGFGQLADGTPIPDRLRADYRAASRTGTPHGPFGAPRPIPVPPQELLLDGAPDLADGQPEPAAPQGGSAQGGPGESADASAGDVPAAPDTDAPTGADLTVASGGSAPEGSAPEATAPEGSAPERGALEGAAPAERPEADDAPEPAPSAPAVPKPAASTDPAAAADDADRPHTPPPAFGDDRGAAFLAWACEPVRGLHGSTRWSVALWQGDLALRHEFPDPFGEDSAAFRDWCATTGVASGRLPVPAVPGPRAGTPALIDQLGVTVLGDDPAADLLRAAAKASGLPTGDGYPVVLRVGDEPVPADRFLVDYLASDQPPQALDATELWTPSEATRAAVERAGGPVVRVLPLPTAEVEAATPEPHEGLLLGALADHSIDRSGNVLGVVAAFLAAFPDRDDVRLRITVTGADEHPEAAERLRLATATDPRVELADDFRPVDCLVSLHRGGADDRIAAALADVAATGTPVMTARHGAVPELFDKATALFVPCRQGVEPDADAAVKLLRAIADEPEAVAAIGAAGREHVRATRSTAQVAEVLRERVEHAYRGWRARRAAAKPAPVADPLQVLQTAKHALLREPDVSVASRIPMAPQLRKVVLRVLDHHDNHMRDVLGGMVDGVERTVAELVRRQDEVTTGIGLGELEVLRSEVEQQAERQGEHSDQLIALDDSVVRVRADMAGQGRRLRDIEDALVAEAAKRAKQGEATAQRIDKLAVALERTLDRIDRLESRVVDVLRDRDHRLDAGVRAAAQAQATADALRRVVVREHERHSASAPSVRSSLVLTEVGLLRLPADDAFMLPFLSSNGTWEAELSELIDSVVEPDGIFLDVGAYAGYQTVRMLSRMGTTGAVVAVEPCPSAVELLRHNVQVNLPQRVADRLVVVPAAAWESAGELAAQPSLTGGISVSPLPPDAPADTPRVRATRLDKELEAVPGLAGLKLSVVRVDAPGRGHRALAGLVRLLRRDRPHVFLEFSATATEALGDDPVRVLAEFRVWGYDLVPVATREPAAPEAVVAAMEGLRSVPLWLRPRPVPAKGVPPQAAPSASQRADQAI; from the coding sequence GTGAAGCGGCGACCCGTGCGGGTGGTCCACACCGGGCACTCCCCGAAGCTGGGCTCGTACACCGCGACCGAGTTCCCCTCGAACCCGGAGACCGCGCCCGCCCTCATCGGGTGCACGGTGGCGACCGCCGCCGAGCTGCCCGCGGTGAAGGCGCTGTCCGGCTCGTTCCTGGCCCACCACCCGGAGGCCAGGTTCCTGGCGCTGGTGGTCGACGCCGCGCCGGGCACCTCGGGCCCCGGCCTGGTCACCCCGGCCGACCTCGGCGTCACCGCCGAGGAGCTGGCGGTGCTCGCCACCGGCTGCACCGCCGCCGAGCTGTGCGGCGTGCTCCGGCCGCTGCTGCTGGAGCAGCTGCTCGGCCAGGGCGTCCCGGTGCTGTGCCTGGACCCGTGGGTGCGGGTCCTCGCGCCCGTCACCGAGCAGGTGCTCGCCGCCGTCGAGCAGGGCCCGCTGGTCCTGCTGCCCCGGTCGCTGCGCCCGCTGCCCGACGACGGCCTGCGCCCCACCCCGACCGAGCTGCTGCGCACCGGCGTGTTCGACCCCGGCTTCCTGGTCGTCGCGCCCGGAGCCGAGCCGTTCCTGCGCACCCTCGCCGAGCAGCTGCGCCGCACCCCCGACGCGACCAAGGCCGTGCTGGACATGGCGCCCGCGCTGGTCAAGGTGCACGTGCTGCGCGACGCCACCATCGGCCTGTCCGCGTGGAACGCCGCCCAGCGCCCCGTGCACCGGCTCGACGACGGCGCGCTCAGCGTCATGGGCGAGCCGCTGCGCACGGTCCACTTCGCGGGCTTCGACCCGAACCGCCCGTGGCTGCTGTCGGCCCGCTTCGCCGACCGCCCCAGGGTCCTGCTGTCCGAGCACCCGCTGCTCGCCGACCTGTGCGCCGCCTACCGCGCCGACCTGGTCCGCGCCGGCCACACCGCCCAGCGCGTCCCGTACGGCTTCGGCCAGCTCGCGGACGGCACCCCGATCCCGGACCGCCTGCGCGCCGACTACCGCGCCGCGTCCCGCACGGGCACGCCGCACGGCCCGTTCGGCGCCCCGAGGCCGATCCCGGTGCCACCGCAGGAACTCCTGCTCGACGGCGCCCCGGACCTGGCCGACGGGCAGCCGGAACCCGCTGCGCCGCAGGGCGGGTCGGCGCAGGGCGGACCGGGGGAGTCGGCCGACGCCTCGGCGGGCGACGTCCCCGCAGCCCCGGACACCGACGCGCCGACCGGCGCCGATCTCACCGTCGCCTCCGGCGGCAGCGCGCCCGAAGGCAGTGCGCCTGAAGCCACCGCGCCCGAAGGCAGTGCGCCCGAACGCGGCGCGCTCGAAGGCGCCGCGCCCGCCGAGCGGCCCGAGGCCGACGACGCCCCGGAGCCCGCCCCCTCGGCCCCCGCCGTCCCGAAGCCCGCCGCGTCCACCGACCCGGCCGCCGCCGCCGACGACGCAGACCGCCCGCACACCCCGCCCCCCGCGTTCGGCGACGACCGGGGAGCCGCGTTCCTGGCCTGGGCCTGCGAACCCGTCCGCGGCCTGCACGGCAGCACCCGCTGGTCCGTCGCCCTCTGGCAGGGCGACCTCGCCCTGCGCCACGAGTTCCCCGACCCGTTCGGCGAGGACAGCGCCGCCTTCCGCGACTGGTGCGCCACCACCGGCGTCGCCTCCGGCAGGCTCCCCGTCCCCGCCGTGCCCGGCCCCCGCGCCGGGACCCCCGCCCTGATCGACCAGCTCGGCGTCACCGTCCTCGGCGACGACCCGGCCGCCGACCTGCTCCGCGCCGCCGCCAAGGCCTCCGGCCTGCCCACCGGCGACGGCTACCCGGTCGTGCTGCGGGTCGGCGACGAGCCCGTGCCCGCCGACCGCTTCCTGGTCGACTACCTCGCGTCCGACCAGCCGCCCCAGGCGCTCGACGCCACCGAGCTGTGGACGCCCTCCGAGGCCACCCGCGCCGCCGTCGAGCGCGCGGGCGGACCGGTCGTGCGCGTCCTCCCGCTGCCCACGGCCGAGGTCGAGGCGGCCACGCCCGAACCGCACGAGGGCCTGCTCCTCGGCGCGCTCGCGGACCACTCGATCGACCGCTCCGGCAACGTCCTCGGCGTCGTCGCCGCGTTCCTCGCCGCCTTCCCCGACCGCGACGACGTGCGCCTGCGCATCACCGTCACCGGGGCCGACGAGCACCCGGAGGCCGCCGAGCGGCTGCGCCTGGCCACCGCCACCGACCCGCGCGTCGAGCTGGCCGACGACTTCCGGCCCGTGGACTGCCTCGTCTCGCTGCACCGGGGCGGGGCCGACGACCGCATCGCCGCCGCGCTGGCGGACGTCGCCGCCACCGGCACCCCCGTCATGACCGCGCGGCACGGGGCCGTCCCCGAGCTGTTCGACAAGGCCACCGCGCTGTTCGTGCCGTGCCGCCAGGGCGTCGAACCGGACGCCGACGCGGCCGTAAAGCTGCTGCGCGCGATCGCCGACGAGCCCGAGGCGGTCGCCGCGATAGGAGCCGCCGGGCGCGAGCACGTGCGCGCCACCCGCTCCACCGCCCAGGTCGCCGAGGTGCTGCGCGAGCGCGTCGAGCACGCCTACCGGGGGTGGCGCGCCCGCCGCGCCGCCGCGAAGCCCGCGCCCGTCGCCGACCCGCTCCAGGTGCTCCAGACCGCCAAGCACGCCCTGCTGCGCGAGCCGGACGTCAGCGTCGCCAGCCGCATCCCGATGGCCCCGCAGCTGCGCAAGGTCGTGCTGCGCGTGCTCGACCACCACGACAACCACATGCGCGACGTCCTCGGCGGCATGGTCGACGGCGTCGAGCGCACCGTGGCCGAGCTGGTCCGCAGGCAGGACGAGGTCACCACCGGCATCGGCCTCGGCGAGCTGGAGGTGCTGCGCTCCGAGGTGGAGCAGCAGGCCGAGCGCCAGGGCGAGCACTCCGACCAGCTGATCGCGCTCGACGACTCGGTCGTGCGCGTGCGCGCCGACATGGCCGGGCAGGGCAGGAGGCTGCGCGACATCGAGGACGCCCTGGTCGCCGAGGCGGCCAAGCGCGCCAAGCAGGGCGAGGCCACCGCGCAGCGCATCGACAAGCTCGCCGTCGCGCTGGAGCGCACCCTCGACCGGATCGACCGCCTGGAGTCCAGGGTGGTCGACGTGCTGCGCGACCGCGACCACCGGCTCGACGCCGGGGTGCGCGCCGCCGCCCAGGCCCAGGCCACGGCCGACGCGCTGCGCCGGGTCGTGGTGCGCGAGCACGAGCGGCACTCGGCGTCCGCGCCGTCCGTGCGCAGCTCGCTGGTGCTGACCGAGGTCGGGCTGCTCCGGCTGCCCGCCGACGACGCGTTCATGCTCCCGTTCCTGTCCAGCAACGGGACGTGGGAGGCGGAGCTGTCCGAGCTGATCGACTCGGTGGTCGAGCCGGACGGGATCTTCCTGGACGTCGGCGCGTACGCCGGCTACCAGACCGTGCGGATGCTCAGCCGGATGGGCACGACCGGCGCCGTCGTCGCGGTGGAGCCGTGCCCGTCGGCCGTGGAGCTGCTGCGGCACAACGTGCAGGTGAACCTGCCGCAGCGGGTCGCCGACCGGCTCGTCGTGGTGCCCGCCGCCGCGTGGGAGAGCGCGGGCGAGCTGGCCGCGCAGCCCTCGCTCACCGGCGGGATCTCGGTGTCGCCGCTGCCGCCGGACGCGCCCGCGGACACGCCGAGGGTGCGCGCGACCCGGCTCGACAAGGAGCTGGAGGCCGTTCCCGGTCTCGCGGGGCTGAAGCTGTCGGTCGTCCGCGTGGACGCGCCGGGCCGGGGGCACCGCGCCCTCGCCGGGCTAGTGCGGTTGCTGCGCAGGGACCGGCCGCACGTGTTCCTGGAGTTCTCGGCCACCGCCACCGAGGCGCTGGGCGACGACCCGGTGCGCGTGCTGGCGGAGTTCCGGGTGTGGGGCTACGACCTGGTGCCGGTGGCGACCCGCGAACCCGCGGCGCCCGAGGCCGTGGTCGCCGCGATGGAGGGACTGCGCTCGGTCCCGCTGTGGCTGCGCCCGCGCCCGGTTCCGGCGAAGGGCGTGCCCCCGCAGGCGGCCCCTTCCGCTTCGCAGCGCGCTGACCAGGCGATTTGA